Proteins from a genomic interval of Methanofollis formosanus:
- a CDS encoding DEAD/DEAH box helicase — MTVIIVPQRGSYRLIIYNGKKVLDTGVFGLTSTAKGYRPVDFKTRKPGRRNYQKVATKQLVDLIRTSSIWITNPDPALMAFLGDFQVSSKVAPLCRTCLLEDRVTVLNKKNGVKYGRERVCMDCAERELRREMGYLGQFGHRSFQHIRALLETYKDVDRVLGLLQPEQRDPSQTLFDRMEAVKPIKTRHITQVPVPPAFAKASGVEYLTPVQQLAVNGGLLEGKDLLVVSATASGKTFVGEMAGMKNLLEKGGRMLFLVPLVALANQKYFRFRERYKDLATVSLQTGTSRLNLPETRPVGERNMRAQIIVGTYEGVDTIFRNGRELKGVGTVVIDEVQNLEEPERGHRLDGLIARIKKTSPNAQFLYLSATIGAPNVLAKKLNAKLVRYDSRPVPLDRHLIFCERKKKVQFIKSMVREEFARRSSKGYQGQTIVFTNARARCHTLADAIGANVARPYHSGLTAKERRHVEELFGSQKIACVVTTAALAAGVDFPASQVVFDSLAMGIKWLTVQEFNQMLGRAGRPDFHDQGRIVLLAEPGGTYSRTSKVTEEEMAIALLKGEMEEVAPVYDIEGSSEEFAANAIVCKGDEAEVRWMEQQMVGTTEPVLETLQKHRLVRRKQGHIELSDLAGVMARHFIGVERLLLVRHLVRESDDPLEIVAEIDCTEARKEEA, encoded by the coding sequence ATGACGGTCATCATCGTCCCCCAGCGAGGGTCATACCGGCTGATCATCTATAATGGGAAGAAGGTTCTCGACACCGGTGTTTTCGGGCTGACGTCAACGGCGAAGGGGTATCGTCCGGTCGACTTCAAGACCAGAAAACCGGGACGGCGAAACTATCAGAAGGTCGCGACCAAACAACTCGTCGACCTCATCCGCACCTCGTCGATCTGGATCACGAATCCCGACCCCGCGCTCATGGCTTTTCTCGGCGACTTCCAGGTCTCGTCGAAGGTGGCCCCGCTCTGCCGGACCTGTCTGCTCGAAGACCGGGTCACGGTGCTCAACAAGAAGAACGGGGTGAAGTACGGGCGCGAGCGGGTCTGCATGGACTGTGCGGAACGCGAACTGCGGCGCGAGATGGGGTACCTGGGCCAGTTCGGCCACCGTTCGTTCCAGCATATCAGGGCGCTGCTGGAGACCTATAAGGACGTCGACCGGGTGCTCGGGCTGCTGCAGCCCGAACAGCGTGATCCTTCCCAGACGCTCTTCGACCGGATGGAGGCGGTGAAGCCGATCAAGACCCGCCATATCACGCAGGTGCCGGTCCCGCCGGCGTTTGCGAAGGCGTCCGGGGTGGAGTACCTCACGCCGGTGCAGCAACTCGCGGTGAACGGCGGCCTTCTCGAGGGGAAGGACCTGCTGGTCGTCTCCGCGACGGCGAGCGGCAAGACGTTCGTCGGCGAGATGGCCGGGATGAAGAACCTGCTCGAGAAGGGCGGGCGGATGCTTTTCCTGGTGCCGCTCGTCGCCCTCGCCAACCAGAAGTACTTCAGGTTCAGGGAGCGCTACAAAGACCTGGCCACGGTCTCGCTCCAGACGGGAACGAGCCGGCTCAACCTCCCTGAGACGCGGCCGGTGGGCGAGCGGAACATGCGGGCGCAGATCATCGTCGGCACCTACGAGGGGGTCGACACGATCTTCCGGAACGGCCGGGAACTCAAGGGTGTCGGGACGGTGGTCATCGACGAGGTCCAGAACCTGGAGGAGCCCGAACGCGGTCACCGGCTCGACGGGCTCATCGCGAGGATCAAAAAGACCTCGCCGAATGCCCAGTTCCTCTATCTCTCGGCGACGATCGGGGCGCCGAATGTGCTGGCAAAGAAACTCAATGCAAAACTGGTCAGGTACGACAGCCGGCCGGTCCCGCTCGACCGCCACCTCATCTTCTGCGAGAGGAAGAAGAAGGTGCAGTTCATCAAGTCGATGGTGAGGGAGGAGTTTGCCAGGCGGTCGTCGAAGGGCTACCAGGGGCAGACGATCGTCTTCACCAACGCGAGGGCGCGGTGCCACACCCTGGCCGACGCCATCGGGGCGAATGTCGCCCGGCCGTACCATTCCGGGCTCACCGCAAAGGAGCGTCGGCATGTCGAGGAGCTCTTCGGGTCGCAGAAGATCGCCTGCGTGGTGACGACCGCCGCCCTCGCGGCCGGGGTGGACTTCCCTGCCTCGCAGGTCGTCTTCGATTCCCTGGCGATGGGGATCAAGTGGCTGACGGTCCAGGAGTTCAACCAGATGCTCGGCCGGGCCGGGCGGCCCGACTTCCATGACCAGGGGCGGATCGTCCTCCTCGCCGAACCGGGCGGCACCTACTCGAGGACGTCGAAGGTGACCGAGGAGGAGATGGCGATCGCCCTCCTCAAGGGCGAGATGGAGGAGGTGGCCCCGGTCTACGATATCGAGGGGAGTTCGGAGGAGTTCGCCGCGAACGCCATCGTCTGCAAGGGCGACGAGGCCGAGGTGCGGTGGATGGAGCAGCAGATGGTCGGGACCACCGAACCGGTCCTCGAGACGCTCCAGAAGCACCGCCTGGTCCGGCGCAAGCAGGGGCATATCGAACTCTCCGACCTCGCCGGGGTGATGGCCCGGCACTTCATCGGGGTGGAGCGGTTGCTGCTGGTCCGACACCTGGTGCGGGAGAGCGACGATCCTCTTGAGATCGTGGCCGAGATCGACTGCACCGAGGCCAGGAAGGAAGAGGCCTGA
- a CDS encoding Fic family protein, whose translation MIYEEETMSERAGTFVPQKGGYAAFVPKPLPPPDLDLDESLLLLLSKADTALARLDGVIQVLPNPDLFVAMYIKKEALLSSQIEGTQASLRGVLEFEADLQPEENINEVREVVNYIKAMGHGMEELDFSEFTVDLLNEIHRFLIQGTRGGFKKPGTIRTEQNWIGVMGTPIQDALYVPPPPEKVPELMHNLELFIQQQDKIPLLIKASLIHAQFESIHPYIDGNGRMGRLLITFFLYYKGMLSKPLLYLSFYLKKHQQEYYQILNDVRYDGNWEKWIAFFLTGVIETSTNSVETAKKIIDLRSDLVTTLLEKNIGGVIALKFIDVLFETPLITISRAAEALGVSRQTANALVKKFEDAGIVVEITGNKRYKRYMFGDYLRIIQEGTYR comes from the coding sequence ATGATCTATGAGGAAGAGACGATGAGCGAACGGGCAGGGACATTCGTCCCACAAAAAGGTGGCTATGCGGCATTCGTTCCAAAACCGTTGCCACCGCCAGATCTGGATCTCGATGAGAGCCTGCTCCTCCTGCTCTCGAAGGCCGACACCGCTCTGGCACGGCTCGACGGGGTCATCCAGGTGCTCCCGAACCCTGACCTGTTCGTGGCGATGTACATCAAGAAAGAAGCCCTGCTCAGTTCGCAGATCGAAGGGACACAGGCTTCGTTGCGCGGTGTGCTGGAGTTCGAAGCCGACCTGCAACCGGAAGAAAACATCAACGAAGTCCGGGAGGTCGTCAACTACATCAAGGCGATGGGACACGGCATGGAAGAACTTGATTTTTCTGAATTTACCGTTGATCTTCTCAATGAAATCCATCGGTTCCTGATCCAGGGAACGAGAGGCGGTTTCAAGAAGCCTGGCACCATCCGTACCGAACAGAACTGGATCGGTGTCATGGGAACCCCCATACAGGACGCGCTGTACGTCCCTCCCCCTCCGGAGAAGGTGCCCGAACTGATGCACAATCTCGAACTGTTCATCCAGCAGCAGGACAAGATTCCTCTGCTCATAAAAGCATCCCTGATCCACGCACAGTTTGAGTCCATCCACCCCTATATCGACGGGAACGGCCGGATGGGAAGACTTCTGATCACGTTCTTCCTCTACTACAAGGGCATGCTCTCAAAGCCGCTCCTCTACCTGAGTTTCTATCTGAAAAAACACCAGCAGGAATACTACCAGATCCTCAACGATGTCAGGTACGACGGGAACTGGGAGAAATGGATCGCCTTCTTCCTCACGGGAGTGATCGAGACCTCCACCAACTCCGTTGAAACGGCAAAAAAGATCATCGACCTCAGGTCCGACCTGGTGACAACGCTCCTTGAGAAGAATATCGGCGGCGTGATCGCCCTGAAATTCATCGACGTGCTCTTTGAAACGCCCTTGATAACGATCTCACGGGCCGCCGAAGCCCTTGGTGTTAGCCGCCAGACTGCAAACGCTCTGGTGAAAAAGTTTGAGGACGCCGGGATCGTCGTCGAGATCACCGGGAACAAGCGCTACAAAAGGTATATGTTCGGAGACTATCTCCGCATCATTCAGGAAGGTACATACCGATAG
- a CDS encoding 30S ribosomal protein S3ae produces the protein MAKRKQVGKRVEGWKAKSWYKVYSPEAFGKTYIGDTISADPEKVSGRVLQTTLGEITQDYGKQHIKMRFKVNNVAGDAAYTEFVGHEITRDYMRGLVKRKTSRVDSIVLATTKDGKKVRVTVTCFTINRAENSQIHAIRATTMKNLLDTAAQSTFDEFSKMVVSGDLAKETFKAIKTIFPVRRVEVIKSKVVTPVTIMA, from the coding sequence ATGGCAAAGAGAAAACAGGTTGGAAAGCGGGTCGAGGGCTGGAAGGCCAAGTCCTGGTACAAGGTCTACAGCCCCGAAGCCTTCGGCAAGACCTATATCGGTGACACCATCTCCGCCGACCCCGAGAAAGTGTCGGGACGCGTGCTGCAGACCACGCTCGGCGAGATCACTCAGGACTACGGGAAGCAGCACATCAAGATGCGCTTCAAGGTGAACAACGTCGCCGGCGACGCGGCATACACCGAGTTCGTCGGGCACGAGATCACCCGCGACTACATGCGCGGGCTGGTGAAGAGAAAGACCTCACGGGTCGACTCCATTGTCCTGGCCACCACCAAGGACGGGAAGAAGGTGCGGGTCACCGTCACCTGCTTCACCATCAACAGAGCCGAGAACAGTCAGATCCACGCCATCAGGGCGACGACCATGAAGAACCTCCTCGATACGGCGGCCCAGTCCACCTTCGACGAGTTCTCCAAGATGGTCGTCTCCGGCGACCTGGCCAAGGAGACCTTCAAGGCCATCAAGACCATCTTCCCGGTCCGCCGGGTCGAGGTCATCAAGAGCAAGGTCGTGACCCCGGTCACGATCATGGCCTGA
- a CDS encoding polymer-forming cytoskeletal protein, with the protein MESGVQDWLHQCSLPDGTELQEHTLKTERNMIIGDRCTIDYGLKGEDIIVCEFCTLNGSVIADGDVRIDNWCEINGDVVVAGDAYLGEGVKIHGRLIVQGDLDIGDNVQIDRGFEAKGWISIRNPMPVIVYLLLYVMTLLKIEDPNELEKALSDLFGDEEEDQNDTAPLLIPPNARLDMKVFSVPAPMCIGSGCRLHGNIKANSVEVGNGTTIFGSLRAHGAVGIGTGTMVHGNVEGEDEVTVAERVRILGDVVATSLVLHEEARIDGVIRAPKGVRIDRNAENNGDESSGNSGTGQPELC; encoded by the coding sequence ATGGAGAGCGGAGTTCAGGACTGGCTCCACCAGTGCTCGCTCCCTGACGGCACCGAACTCCAGGAGCACACCCTGAAGACCGAACGAAACATGATCATCGGGGACAGGTGCACCATCGACTACGGGCTGAAAGGGGAGGACATCATCGTATGCGAGTTTTGTACCCTCAACGGGAGCGTGATCGCGGACGGTGACGTGCGGATCGACAACTGGTGCGAGATCAACGGGGATGTGGTCGTGGCCGGGGACGCGTACCTCGGCGAGGGGGTGAAGATCCACGGCAGACTGATCGTGCAGGGCGACCTCGATATCGGGGACAACGTGCAGATCGACCGCGGCTTCGAGGCGAAGGGCTGGATCTCGATCCGCAACCCGATGCCGGTGATCGTCTACCTTCTCCTCTATGTGATGACCCTCCTCAAGATCGAGGATCCGAACGAGCTCGAAAAGGCGCTCTCAGATCTCTTCGGGGATGAAGAGGAAGACCAGAACGATACGGCGCCTCTTCTCATCCCGCCGAACGCGCGCCTGGACATGAAGGTCTTCTCGGTCCCGGCGCCCATGTGCATCGGAAGCGGGTGCCGCCTTCACGGCAACATCAAGGCCAACTCGGTGGAGGTGGGGAACGGCACCACGATCTTCGGGAGTCTGCGGGCGCACGGCGCCGTCGGCATCGGCACCGGGACGATGGTGCACGGCAACGTGGAGGGCGAAGACGAGGTCACGGTGGCGGAGAGGGTCCGCATCCTCGGCGACGTCGTCGCCACCTCCCTGGTCCTCCATGAGGAGGCGCGGATCGACGGGGTCATCAGGGCGCCCAAAGGAGTACGGATCGACCGAAACGCGGAGAACAATGGCGATGAAAGCAGCGGAAATTCTGGAACTGGACAGCCTGAACTTTGTTGA
- a CDS encoding aldo/keto reductase, translated as MQYRTVPKNGDRLSALGFGAMRLPTRMGRIDEARAIKQIRSAIESGVNYLDTAYPYHGGESERVLGKALEDGYRERVKIADKLSPWLVDSREEMERILEIQLNRLRTDHIDYYLLHMLDARSWKKLVDLDVFAFLEAARDAGTITNIGFSFHGDRKTFREIIDAYDWTFCQIQYNFLDEEVQAGREGLAYAASKQIAVMVMEPLRGGMLAGDLPDEAQAAYDRSGLSRTPAEWALRWIWDHPDVTTVLSGMNDERHIRENLLTCEDALPGSMTDAERAVVDEVKAVYKRLIRVDCTGCAYCMPCPFGVNIPQCFHFYNQYHMTGNRLMTRGFYIGQVIGFDDNPANASRCRSCGKCLGACPQGIDIPRELKKVGRDLDGLATKLMTPLVKMVMTKRQRE; from the coding sequence ATGCAGTACAGGACCGTACCGAAAAACGGCGACAGACTCTCCGCCCTCGGGTTCGGTGCCATGCGTCTCCCGACACGGATGGGCCGGATCGACGAGGCGCGGGCGATCAAACAGATCAGGAGTGCCATCGAGAGCGGCGTCAACTATCTCGACACCGCCTATCCCTATCATGGCGGCGAGAGCGAGCGCGTCCTGGGCAAGGCCCTCGAGGACGGCTACCGGGAGCGGGTGAAGATCGCCGACAAACTCTCCCCCTGGCTCGTCGACTCGCGGGAAGAGATGGAGCGGATCCTGGAGATCCAGTTGAACCGCCTCAGGACCGATCACATCGACTACTACCTCCTCCACATGCTCGACGCCCGCTCGTGGAAGAAACTGGTCGACCTGGACGTCTTCGCCTTCCTGGAGGCGGCACGGGACGCCGGGACGATCACGAACATCGGGTTCTCCTTCCACGGCGACCGCAAGACCTTCAGGGAGATCATCGACGCCTATGACTGGACGTTCTGCCAGATCCAGTACAATTTCCTCGACGAGGAGGTCCAGGCCGGACGGGAGGGCCTGGCATATGCGGCGTCGAAGCAGATCGCCGTGATGGTCATGGAACCCCTGCGGGGCGGGATGCTTGCCGGCGACCTGCCGGACGAGGCGCAGGCGGCCTACGACCGCTCAGGGCTCTCCCGCACCCCGGCAGAGTGGGCGCTGCGATGGATCTGGGACCATCCCGACGTGACGACCGTCCTCTCGGGCATGAACGACGAGCGCCACATCCGCGAGAACCTCCTGACCTGCGAGGACGCCCTGCCGGGTTCGATGACCGATGCCGAGCGTGCCGTCGTCGACGAGGTGAAGGCCGTCTACAAACGGCTGATCAGGGTCGACTGCACCGGGTGTGCGTACTGCATGCCCTGCCCCTTCGGCGTCAACATCCCGCAGTGCTTCCACTTCTACAACCAGTACCACATGACCGGCAACCGACTCATGACACGAGGGTTTTACATCGGGCAGGTGATCGGCTTCGACGACAACCCGGCCAACGCCTCGCGCTGCCGGAGCTGCGGGAAATGTCTCGGCGCATGTCCGCAGGGGATCGATATTCCCCGTGAACTGAAAAAGGTCGGGCGGGACCTCGACGGGCTTGCGACAAAACTGATGACCCCGCTGGTGAAGATGGTGATGACGAAGCGGCAGAGGGAGTGA
- a CDS encoding aminotransferase class V-fold PLP-dependent enzyme — translation MTAKSMRDDQPIIYLNNAATTWPKPAAVIEATMAALAAPVFGSGRTAGTQGEDYPTLAREALAGLFHAGPAEHYIFTQNATDSLNLLIHGFLAAHPGPCHVLTTALDHNSVLRPLHELEHEGRITLTVVPFEEDGTVSPAAVRAALRPETRLMVMAHGSNVLGTVQDVGAIGAVLREHGVYFIVDGAQTAGHIPVDLGTLPVDAYVFTGHKGLFGISGTGGFYIRDPDAVAPVRVGGTGTDSFSLLQPREMPERFEAGTPNYPGLAALAAGVAFVRSVGTAAIAEKAERQTALIIRELQAEQNILVYTERPALPIVSFSIQGMDDDDLGFILARAYGVVGRTGLHCAPLVHRAIDGGEGCVRLSLSWFTTDEECRTAARAIREVARHADCQVDPA, via the coding sequence GTGACAGCGAAGAGCATGAGAGACGATCAACCGATAATTTACCTGAACAACGCCGCGACGACCTGGCCCAAACCGGCGGCGGTGATCGAGGCGACCATGGCCGCCCTCGCCGCCCCGGTCTTCGGGTCGGGCCGGACCGCGGGAACGCAGGGCGAGGACTACCCGACCCTCGCCCGCGAGGCCCTGGCCGGCCTCTTCCATGCCGGGCCCGCGGAGCACTATATCTTCACGCAGAATGCCACCGACTCGCTCAACCTCCTCATCCACGGATTCCTCGCCGCCCATCCCGGCCCCTGCCATGTCCTCACCACCGCCCTCGACCACAACTCGGTGCTGCGGCCGCTCCACGAACTGGAACACGAGGGGCGGATCACGCTCACCGTCGTCCCCTTCGAGGAGGACGGGACCGTCTCCCCGGCGGCGGTGCGGGCGGCCCTCCGCCCGGAGACGCGGCTCATGGTCATGGCGCACGGGAGCAATGTCCTCGGCACCGTGCAGGACGTCGGGGCGATCGGGGCGGTCCTCCGTGAGCACGGAGTCTATTTCATCGTCGACGGGGCGCAGACCGCCGGGCACATTCCGGTGGACCTGGGGACGCTCCCGGTCGACGCCTACGTCTTCACCGGGCACAAAGGCCTCTTTGGCATCTCAGGGACCGGCGGGTTCTATATCCGCGACCCCGACGCGGTGGCGCCGGTGCGGGTCGGGGGCACCGGGACCGATTCGTTCTCCCTTCTCCAGCCGCGGGAAATGCCAGAACGCTTCGAGGCCGGGACGCCCAACTACCCCGGCCTGGCGGCGCTCGCGGCCGGCGTGGCGTTCGTCCGGTCGGTCGGCACGGCCGCCATCGCGGAGAAGGCCGAACGCCAGACGGCACTGATCATCAGGGAACTCCAGGCCGAGCAAAACATCCTCGTCTACACTGAACGCCCCGCGCTCCCGATCGTCTCCTTCTCCATCCAGGGCATGGACGACGACGATCTCGGGTTCATCCTGGCCCGCGCCTACGGCGTGGTCGGGAGGACCGGGCTCCACTGCGCCCCCCTGGTGCACCGGGCCATCGACGGCGGGGAAGGGTGCGTGCGGCTCAGTCTCTCCTGGTTCACCACCGACGAGGAATGCAGAACCGCGGCCCGCGCGATCAGGGAGGTGGCACGCCATGCGGATTGTCAGGTCGATCCGGCATAA
- a CDS encoding DHH family phosphoesterase, which produces MSIQAVAEEVAEQIRAADFIEVYAHHDADGIAAGAILCQAIRRAGGRFRLRVRRTIRTDDIVHPESTLLCDLGAGLADLPESVMVVDHHVPHFEGAYHVNPRLAGIDGERELSASGTAYLVAQALGDHRDLVGLALLGVIGDRQEFVGKNLEILNEGIANGYISPEKGLLLPGRGMREALETAVDPYIRGVSGRPETVTGILEKAVGEEEVSEDLLLSLLVLEAGGDAAPSVFSRLYGKRYQIEREVVEDACTLAALVDGCGQEGRGGLAASVCLRSPDAVEEAFAVAEAHRRRVLAGIEGARPLDRDGLVYGVEDAGAASGVADCLAFDLRRDTPVAVLAPRDDAWQVSARCPPGTDTDLETVLRDLAATLGGSGGGHRNRGGASIPGDQVEAFRDGFIRAVVS; this is translated from the coding sequence ATGTCCATCCAGGCCGTTGCCGAAGAGGTCGCAGAACAGATCCGCGCCGCCGACTTCATCGAAGTCTACGCCCACCATGACGCCGACGGGATCGCCGCAGGGGCAATCCTCTGCCAGGCGATCCGCAGAGCGGGCGGGCGGTTTCGGCTGCGGGTGCGCCGCACCATCAGGACCGACGACATCGTCCATCCTGAGTCGACGCTCCTCTGCGACCTCGGCGCCGGCCTCGCCGACCTGCCCGAGAGCGTGATGGTCGTCGACCATCATGTCCCTCACTTCGAGGGGGCGTACCACGTCAACCCGCGCCTCGCCGGTATCGACGGGGAGCGGGAACTCTCGGCCTCAGGCACGGCATATCTCGTGGCGCAGGCGCTCGGCGACCACCGCGACCTGGTCGGCCTCGCCCTCCTCGGCGTTATCGGGGACAGACAGGAGTTCGTCGGGAAAAACCTGGAGATCCTCAACGAAGGGATCGCCAACGGCTACATCTCACCGGAAAAAGGACTTCTTCTGCCCGGACGCGGGATGCGCGAGGCCCTCGAGACCGCCGTCGACCCCTACATCAGGGGAGTGAGCGGGCGGCCCGAGACCGTGACCGGGATCCTCGAGAAGGCGGTCGGCGAGGAGGAGGTCTCAGAAGATCTCCTCCTCTCCCTCCTCGTGCTCGAGGCCGGCGGCGACGCCGCACCCTCGGTCTTTTCACGGCTTTACGGCAAACGCTACCAGATCGAGCGCGAGGTCGTCGAAGACGCCTGCACGCTTGCGGCGCTCGTCGACGGATGCGGCCAGGAAGGTCGGGGCGGCCTCGCCGCCTCGGTCTGTCTCAGGTCGCCCGACGCCGTCGAAGAGGCCTTCGCGGTTGCGGAAGCGCACCGGCGCCGCGTCCTTGCCGGTATCGAGGGGGCCAGACCCCTCGATAGAGACGGACTGGTCTACGGCGTCGAGGACGCGGGTGCCGCAAGCGGCGTGGCCGACTGCCTGGCCTTCGACCTCCGGCGGGACACGCCCGTGGCGGTCCTCGCCCCGCGAGACGACGCCTGGCAGGTCTCGGCACGCTGTCCGCCGGGAACGGATACCGACCTGGAGACCGTCCTCCGCGACCTCGCCGCAACCCTGGGCGGGTCGGGCGGGGGCCACCGAAACCGGGGCGGCGCCTCGATTCCCGGCGACCAGGTCGAAGCGTTCAGAGACGGGTTCATCAGGGCGGTGGTGTCATGA
- the thiM gene encoding hydroxyethylthiazole kinase — MDAKICAALLSQVRETRPLVHHITNTVTINDCANITICAGAAPVMAEAAEESAEMVAAAGVLVLNIGTLNPAQVESMLLAGKRANELGVPVVLDPVGAGATALRTDAVLRILKEVKVAVLKGNAGEIGVLAGAGGKVRGVDSCGLAGDPVETAKACALATGTVVAMTDETDVVTDGERVVLVKNGHAMMDRLSGTGCMASSVVGSFVAVADDPLVGAAAALAAFGRAGEQAAAGARGPYSFRTALFDELYALTPEDLEEEARLEVV, encoded by the coding sequence ATGGATGCGAAGATCTGCGCTGCCCTCCTCTCGCAGGTGCGAGAGACACGGCCGCTCGTACACCACATCACCAACACCGTGACGATCAACGACTGCGCCAACATCACCATCTGTGCCGGGGCTGCCCCGGTGATGGCCGAGGCCGCCGAAGAGTCGGCCGAGATGGTCGCGGCGGCCGGGGTGCTTGTCCTCAACATCGGGACGCTTAACCCGGCCCAGGTGGAGTCGATGCTCCTCGCGGGCAAGCGGGCGAACGAACTCGGCGTGCCGGTCGTCCTCGATCCCGTCGGGGCCGGGGCGACGGCGTTGCGGACCGATGCGGTGCTGCGGATCCTCAAGGAGGTGAAGGTCGCCGTGCTGAAAGGGAACGCCGGGGAGATCGGCGTCCTGGCCGGTGCCGGCGGGAAGGTAAGAGGCGTGGACTCGTGCGGACTTGCCGGCGACCCGGTCGAGACGGCGAAGGCCTGCGCCCTGGCGACCGGCACGGTGGTGGCGATGACCGACGAGACCGACGTCGTCACCGACGGCGAAAGGGTCGTGCTGGTCAAAAACGGCCACGCGATGATGGACCGTCTCTCAGGCACCGGGTGCATGGCCTCCTCGGTGGTCGGTTCGTTCGTGGCCGTCGCCGACGATCCCCTCGTCGGTGCGGCCGCGGCCCTGGCCGCTTTCGGGCGTGCCGGGGAGCAGGCGGCCGCGGGTGCGCGGGGACCGTACTCCTTCAGGACGGCGCTCTTCGACGAACTCTACGCCCTGACCCCTGAAGACCTCGAGGAGGAGGCGCGGCTGGAGGTCGTCTGA
- a CDS encoding KEOPS complex subunit Pcc1 — translation MTGITGRITTESAQSRCVAASLAPDNLSGMETRAEGPAVVTAVTGTHLRSVIASVDDYLMNLAIAEEVCADVRNDADHTGRPGDMAELAGEPEQEIQILK, via the coding sequence ATGACCGGCATCACCGGCCGGATCACCACGGAGAGCGCCCAAAGCAGGTGCGTCGCGGCCTCCCTCGCCCCGGACAATCTCTCCGGGATGGAGACCAGGGCAGAGGGCCCGGCGGTCGTGACCGCGGTCACCGGCACCCATCTGCGGTCGGTGATCGCGTCAGTGGACGACTATCTGATGAACCTCGCCATCGCCGAGGAGGTGTGTGCGGATGTCAGGAACGACGCCGACCACACCGGACGGCCCGGAGATATGGCAGAACTGGCTGGAGAACCAGAGCAGGAAATTCAAATCTTGAAATAA
- a CDS encoding 30S ribosomal protein S15, with protein sequence MARMHARRRGKSGSVAPYRTEAPEWCGISAEEAVKVIIDLRKTGKSSSEIGFILRDKYGIPDIKLVAGKKIGEILEENGLGTEIPEDLRNLIAKALAMRKHLEENKKDLHNKRQLQLTESKVRRLVKYYRSSGKLAADWTYKPETAEILLSR encoded by the coding sequence ATGGCACGAATGCATGCACGGCGGAGGGGCAAATCCGGATCGGTCGCTCCGTACCGCACCGAGGCACCAGAGTGGTGTGGGATCTCTGCGGAAGAGGCCGTGAAGGTCATCATCGACCTTCGCAAGACGGGCAAATCCAGCAGCGAGATCGGGTTCATCCTCAGGGACAAGTACGGTATCCCTGACATCAAGCTCGTGGCCGGCAAGAAGATCGGCGAGATCCTCGAAGAGAACGGACTTGGCACCGAGATCCCTGAAGACCTCAGGAACCTCATCGCCAAGGCACTCGCGATGCGCAAGCACCTTGAGGAGAACAAGAAAGACCTGCACAACAAGCGGCAACTCCAGCTCACCGAGTCCAAGGTGCGCCGCCTTGTGAAGTACTACCGGTCGAGCGGAAAGCTCGCCGCGGACTGGACGTACAAACCAGAGACTGCCGAGATTCTCCTCTCCAGATAA
- a CDS encoding CGGC domain-containing protein, whose amino-acid sequence MKVGIIRCLMTEDVCPGTMDFIVTREGKGAFQETGPVDIVGFVTCGGCPGKRAIPRAKMLVERGAEAIVLASCISKGNPIGYPCPHFANLRDAVMKAVGPEIPVIEWTH is encoded by the coding sequence ATGAAAGTCGGGATTATCCGTTGTCTGATGACGGAGGATGTCTGTCCCGGGACGATGGATTTCATCGTGACACGGGAGGGGAAAGGTGCCTTTCAGGAGACCGGGCCGGTCGATATCGTCGGATTCGTGACCTGTGGCGGGTGTCCGGGAAAACGGGCCATCCCGCGCGCGAAAATGCTTGTCGAACGGGGGGCGGAAGCGATTGTGCTGGCGTCCTGCATCAGCAAGGGAAATCCCATCGGCTATCCATGCCCGCATTTTGCCAATCTCAGGGATGCGGTGATGAAGGCCGTCGGCCCGGAGATCCCGGTCATCGAGTGGACGCACTGA